The genomic window CGGCCGAGATCACGTTGCAGTCACTATTTAACCGCAGGAAATCCATTTTCTGCGTAACCATGCAAATGTCAACTAACTAGCCAGTGGTTATTGATCAAACAGTAATGGTAAATTGCAAGATCAATGAACTATATATTAGTTTACATCGAGCCCAAGAAAAGGTTCTAAATACAAAtagttgattatttttttacaattaattaataataaatttgcTTTACAATCGAAAGTGAGTAGCACAAAACAAGGATTGATCAGGCAAATTTGTTTCAGCTGGCATACATACATTTAACATTCATGCATGATTAAATTAATTACAAGTTTGTAcgtgttggatatgccttgaaatctcggtaacaagaagtcagaaaatcatgtttttgggagattctgcctgctcacgcccaggcgtgggagctggcgCCCAGGCATGCAAAACTGGGATCAATTCTGCcttctcacgcccaggcgtgggagctcacgcccaggcgcagCGCGTTTTGACAGCATGTGttgttttgctatttttttgggaaaaatcttttcttggagggtattctgacttggatttgttttattttaaaatagatttgttactagttttttggcatatatttttctataaatagggatcactttattcatagaaaaattgagtagagatgtagagacaaggattagggtttggcaccacacaagggctagggttttagagaggaaaaagagttttctcttggtacaactctagggtgggcaaactatctttgtggtacaccttgggaaacacttatcaaattgagtctcttggccacgggaagagattcgggttttttgggtagaattaggattaattcttgtaactcaattggaactctttgtaaagttacttgtttgatatagtggaacggaggggctgctctctcccccagactaggtcattattggaccgaactgggtaaacaaattatcgtgttctttcttctcctttatcttgtttatctattattattattgcttattccgcttaatcattagttgccgttctattgctccacacatcaagttcttttattggtgtgattttaagacgaattcacaacaattggcgcccaccgtggggcaattggaacaatttgaagtgagcaccatggTTTCTAAGTgggatatcgagggactttccgaaagcaatttggaattgtggaaagtgaagatggaagcaattttaatgttcgagatgatgggtaaaacatggagtgttgttatccggtgcctcgaagataaCGAGTTAATGGAGATGGCGAAGacggtcggcctggagaggcggtggtaataatactcgggttacttctgaaacaacaactttattatgcggaggtgctagtggaagttgagattcgatggagtgttgagtcatggacgTTGAATGCTCCTATCACGTGTggtcaaagaatgaatactttgaggctctagagctagttgaaggtggagttgttcatcttgaagACGAAAAGCTTGaagttcaaggtatgggttcagtttgtcttacgaagtttgacaatcgtgattttctttacacgatgtgaggtatgtttctgaacttagatgcaaagacagttggtcatgcatctataactagtgGCGAATCTTATAATGTAGTTGAGTTGTGGGACTTTgggtggacctgttagtgacatgagtttagttggactagtgaacaaggtttactaggtgttgaactgaactggaattgttggagactaacaatagcttgaagtatgtttcagaggagttgaataggtcttgcgtgttacaaggtggagatcatggtgggtatactttggtggaaactcagtttgaggtggagtcttccaatagtggtagacagtcaacattagctcttggctatctaatcgtAGATATGgaggagagtggtattgttgaaccaaaggggatgaccatggagaccttgtggattatgtttcaattgtggctgaagaagtgcaagaccatgagaggatcttcagggaggcaattgaaagcaacaggtgatcagacttggtaacttgtgagactgctggaggtagttggatacaaggagagtttgatgttgcagcttgtggaaccacctaaaattccaaggttggtttggagccaagcaaaacttcgaaagtacggaaggcattccggggtcgaagagtggtgaaggcttgtagggctatcgcaaaaatccatggatagtcagaggcaagcgattcttcaggaggacggaaaaggcacaatccgggggctgaagagggatggtggagcttgttgagctatctaaaattccgatgatagttgggagcaagcgtttcttcagggaggtacgaagttgaccacttcggagtctgaagagggtgcggtgaatcttgtgggctacctaaaatcctatggtagtgggatgcaagatcttcatgagagcggaaggcattccgaggatgaagagggaggtacgatccggtgatcttgaatagagattcaagatggagagagcagcacggtggttgatcggatcaccatcgatttaaaggcaaggtggagaattgttggatatgccttgaaatctcggtaacaagaagtcagaaaatcatgtttttgggagattctgcctgctcacgcccaggcgtgggagctggcgCCCAGGCATGCAAAACTGGGATCAATTCTGCCTTCTCACGCCCAGGCGCAGCGCGTTTTGACAGCATGTGttgttttgctatttttttgggaaaaatcttTTCTTGGAGGGTATTCTGACTtcgatttgttttattttaaaatagatttgttactagttttttggcatatatttttctataaatagggatcactttattcatagaaaaattgagtagagatgtagagacaaggattagggtttggcaccacacaagggctagggttttagagaggaaaaagagttttctcttgttacaactctagggtgggcaaactatctttgtggtacaccttgggaaacacttatcaaattgagtctcttggccacgggaagagattcgggttttttgggtagaattaggattaattcttataactcaattggaactctttgtaaagttacttgtttgatatagtggaacggaggggctgctctctcccccagactaggtcattattggaccgaactgggtaaacaaattatcgtgttctttcttctcctttatcttgtttatctattattattattgcttattccgcttaatcattagttgccgttctattgctccacacatcaagttcttttattggtgtgattttaagacgaattcacaacagtaCGTACTAATTTTGatgcattaattttttatcaccATTGGTATATGTTCTAGCATTTGATCAGCTTTCAAGTGGGAAACAAAGTGGCGGTGATAAAGTTCAACGaaaagtatatataaatttgtaaCTGTTTATCGATTCTTGGATAGAAATCAGAGAATTGATAATTCATACTTTCCTTCAAACTTACACATGCAGTTGTATCACTTAATTTGTTGTATTGTATGTACATATAATATCCATAAACTAACGTCATCTACATGTGGATTACTATGTTAATTAACTCAAATTTTTAAGGTGCCACATTCCAACAACAACGGTGTCTAGAACTAATTATAGTGTCGTATGTTTCTTCAACCAATTGATCGATGTGAAATTTGGGATTTACTTCATAATAATAGTTTGGAAaatgtcatatttgaaagtttcTAAACATCATATACAGCATTTCATCCTTAAATATTAGCATATTTCGAACAATCACTTTTTTGACGTCACAAAAGCAGCTACAATTGCTTTTGGCAGTACAGCATCTTTATTTTCCCGGGAGTTTTGAATCTGGTCGATTGTATAGAAAATGAGCCTCACATTTATTTACAACTTGAACTGAAATACAGGATTATATTAATTTGCTTCTCGTAGGGAAATGTTATATAGTTCAATGTGCTGACACACATACTCACTTTCTCTAACCAATTGTTTGGATTTTGAATCTATTCCTGAATATATATGTAGCTAAACAGAGAATAATTAgttgaaattcaaatatttaaatgaATTAAAGTATATGTGGATCTTACTTAGGTAGGAGGAAATTTGTGACATGGACTTTGTATAGTAGTTGGATCAACGTTGACAGAAgtgattttatataattaattcaattttgaaaattaaaaattaacttttaattagtaattttttgttttataaaaatttagataatTTGAATTTCCGAACTAATTTCACAAGAGCCTCAAGATTCATATCATAGCCACAAAAGTTGACCTAAGTTTAATTTATTATGGCTCCAATCCAATTTTAATATTCAAGCAGAATCTCTAAATAGTTGAAGCGGACTCTAAATACTATTAGTCTTAGTGCGTGAATATAAGTGGTAGGTCATCTTGAATGAATATGCTCCGATCTAAACTAACTCTTACAAAATTGGTTTTGTAAGGTGATGACTATTTTTACTTACAAACACATTATAATTTTATCTCATCTAATATAAGACTCTTAACAATTCATGTTTCAATCTTATCTCATTACTAAATCAATGTTTTACTCATAAACgtttcaattttgttgttaGAAGTGTCTTCATTTGATGCGATCTAATTCGTTTTTAGAGAAAAACGTCCATACATGCACGTCGTCTATTAGAAACAAATAGAAGTTTGAAACGTGGTTGATGTTGTAAATTTAGACATCGAATTCAATTCTtaatggtaaaaaaataaaaataaaaatatatagaagtttgcaaattcaataggaaaaaaaaaatgtgattaacATATGAGCATATGTCATCCAAACCAACCAAATCAAGGTAGAAGTGAATCAAGTGATTGTCCTGTTAATTAAGCACTCAGAATCCATCAACCTATGATCTCCAAATTCTTGCTAAGATTTTTCCACAGTCGGAAAGGTAAATGTCTTGTGCAATCTAACGTCACATTAAGCTTTCCAATGACAACTAAGTTTAAAGTTGGATCCTTGACATACTTTAATTAGAATCTTCAATAGCCAAGAGCTTGTCTTCAACAACAAAGCATTTGCCAATCACAAGTCTAGTAGATGTgctgggaaaaaaaaaagaagaaaacaaagttAGCGCATATTTACTTCTTTTAATTGCATAtacatttttattagttttgcCCTTTGGCCATTTCTCTAATACAACAATATTATTGACCAGTTGAACCAAGTCATttagctcaagtggttaatgagcttcaccaaaaaaGACGGATTTTGGGAAGAACTCGGGTTCGATTTCTgagtggaacaatttcttggccagactttacttacctcgcggtcgaactctggactactaatGCCCCTTTTCCCTAAGAACTAGAgggttataaataaaaaaaatattattgaccagttgagatcattttttttctctttgataTGACATAACATGCTCTTATAATAAGTGAGTGTTACATATACAGTGCTCAAAGAACTGATGAAGTCATGAAACATCAACTCTTATATATTGTTGATGAAAATGACTTTGCAAACCTCATAATGTATTTGGATAATTCATTGTTTGGGggacaataaaaattaaaggttGATGATGTAAATATTAATCGATGGAGTTCGAGTAAAGTAATTGATAATTTTAGGTAAATCAAATGTTTCAATGAACTAAAATCTATTAATCGATGACgtttcaattgaatttttttaatttggataGAGTAAAATTCTCCATTCTTAAACTTTGTTAGactaattttataaattttgagataaaagtataaatatttaataaaaaattatccaaAATAAGGACCAATTGCAAATGTTGAAAATTTATAGGGatcaatttacaattttttgaatTCATACGAGCCAATTTtcaaagattgtaaaaatatagGGACCAATTtgtaaaattcaaaaaataaatacaggataatgtgttaattttttaaacacaTGAGAATCAATTTGCTTAATTAATTTAGAATaatttcatatttcaaattcttaGACTTTCGAtagtaattaaaaattgaagTATTTGATCTGAAATTAGaatcaaatatattaacaaTGTTTTGACCAAACTTTATTCATATTTAAGACCAAAGGGACTATATAAGAAGACAtcactatattttaaaaaaaattaaaaatcagtaAGCAACAAATTCAGCTGACTGAGACACACActgtaaacttttttatttgtaccCATATTATTATGTCATCTCAAACTTTTCTAAATAGGAAAATAAAGTAGGAGTTTAATTATACTTAGCTTTTAATTCCAATTGGAACATACTATTTTTGACAACAAAAGACACGTATGTACAGGGGTGAACGGTACTctattaatctattttttaagaaaaatttatatgtatttttgtcattttataaCTATGTAACTTGTAAAACTtgtaaaatataagtaaaaaaaaaaacttgtaaaatATATTTGGCTCATGTCCTGAGATCAATGAGatatatacattaaaaattgattaataACATTCATTTTATAACTAATGAAGTACTCTAATTGATGAACtagagttttatttttgtcacaATGTATTATGGACAGTATAAATATGATGAACAATACATTcgatatctttttttttttcgataaaGGGGAGACCGTTAGACCAAATTATAACGAAACATGTTGACTAAAATAAGCACATGTTATATTCTGCCATAAAAGATTAACACAATTCTAGGGAGGATGACCGAAAAAATGGGTACTTATAGATGGAGATAGGAAATTTCTCCCAAGTCAATCACCtacctgatttttttttttttttggttacatccTACCTGATTTTTCTACCTATAAATGTGTGTAACGTGTCATCCCCTCATCTTACGACGATTAATGAGGGAGACAATAGATGAAAAAGAGTATGTCGGGAAACACCCATTAGTAATCAATGACACAACCGTAGACGAGTCAAATTTAATAACAATCCTCTAAAACCCTTTGTCCCAAGCCACTTGAAAAGCTGATAAAATCCCAAATGTTTCatatttttgtgaattttaatGAGTTATGAAATTATTTGAATATCAAAATACAAACATATGTATTTATTTGTATATCACTTGTTCTAAAATCTTCTACAACTTACACACACTTTAAAAATacacctaaaaaataaatataagacaTCATACTGATGTCAAAAACACATTTCTCATTAAGAAATTGTTCAAAACAAATGGTGCAAAAAAGGCCCCTCTTCCTACCTAATGTACCAAACCCTTTTTAGGACTACAAATTCACCCCTCACCCCCTTCACTTCTTCCACACACCATTTACATTCCTTCTTTCAATTCTCTCCCTCTCTTCATAAACCTTTGTTTCATTTCcactcttaaaaaaaatcaaacataatacTCTTTTAGTTTTCAccttattttgaattttgaaacatCCTAGTACTTAAGACACAAACATCAATCATGGCTGCAATTATGTACCATCCTGGATTACAAACACATCTTGAATCTCAACTTGTTGAATCAAGAACACTAATGCTAATGTTACCTTCTCCAAAACAATCCATTGATTTAGCCTTCAAATCCTGTTTCCATGATTCAAACATGTTCAAAACTAATCATCATGAAGAAAACATCAACAAGACAGAAACTTATCAAAACAAGCCCAACAATGGTGGTTGGAATTTCCTTGATTCTCTTTCCAATATCTCACAAAACACATCAAAAAAAGAAACCACCACTACCTATATGCTTTCTCAACAGAAACGTTCCTCTTTGGTTTTAAGTCCAAAGAGTCTTGAATTGTGCACAGAGAATCTTGGTAGCGAGAGTGGTACTGACATTGTAGAAAATGACATGTTGTTGTCTTCATTGGGAACAATGGAGCAAAGAGAACCTTGTCGTCGAGTTTTAGTAGCtactaaaaaagtaaaaactcaGAATTTTCCACCACCTTTGACAACGATAAGAGGATCGGAATCTCTTCGTGTTAGGCCCCGCCGTGAAGATGGAAGGTTAGTGATTGAAGTAGCTAAGGTCCCACCAAGTACTTCTTGCTTTCAAGCCGATAGAAGCAATGGCCGTCTTCGCCTCTGTTTTTCGACAAATCAAACTACAAGTTTTGAACCAGAAGAAGATGTTGATGATGTTATAGATGAAAATGAAGAACCACATAATGAAGAAGAATATTCTCAAAATGAAATGATTGGTGGAGAAATACAAGATGCTGAAACAGAGGAGAAAACAGAGGAGGATAAAGGTGTTGTTACACTTACATGTGAGTGTGAGGAGATGAATGTGAGAATGGAAAAGTATGAGAGTATATTATAGAAGATGCAAAGAATGTGGTGAAAACAATGAACTTCTTTAGAATTATGATATTTTTGAATCTATTTATCAATGTTTTTGTAGATTGTACTTGTTTTGTTTAATGAATTAACCTTGTTTTCTCCCATAAACTATGGTCCTGGTCGGTAGTTATTACCGTTACTCTGTTAGTTGGTTTGAGACATAGATAAGACATAATTGATGCCAATTGAATTGGCTGGCTGGCTGGCGTTGACGTGGAACTTTgaagtattttcttttttaaaggTTTCAGGTTAAATTCTCTCTAATGTTAATTTCGATGGTTAGtcgaaaaaaaaactttggctttAAATGGAGCCTCTACAAATAGACGGTGGAGTTGGTCTCCTGTTATTAGTCGGTTGTTGGGCtaaatactttaaaaaaaaattcaaatatggGGTGTAAATAAAACTCCACTCAACGACCAGCTACTAACCctacttttgtttttttcttggtTTATCCATTAGATAGGTGATTTAGGATAAATTTTCATTAGGGtcttgattgttttttatttcattttcaattcaataagtgatttacacataattttaggtttcatttgagtttttcttttgtgatttcttCGTTTGTCCCGCCTAAGTGCAGAGTTGTTTGTTATCCCGTTTTCGTATGGTGTTTGTCCCGTTtttgtacggtgtttgtttgtttaaatttgcaaattcatttcaatccaaattcagaacagattcaatgattttttagtcatcaacgttgcagatttGGAGTCTTGACTAATCCGGACACTTGGATTTTATTATATCAACTGTAAgctttgtcatatttgtagacaTTGAGtcgttttatgttattaactcggatgttgtgagcttgttcgcagattcatcctttttagtttttagcgaatttgaatatgtaatgatttcgattgaTGTATTCTATCgatttaaatgaatgaatatctgttttttccgtaaaaaaaaaaaactaatcaagACCCCCCAACCCACCCACAATTAGTTAtgcattatttgatttatttctataaagtatttattaattattaattgttttaatttatttattttgttgttacCATAAAGTTTCATTTGATTATACCAAgcttataatatttcattcatgataataaataaaagaggAATGCTATTTAAACAACTAATTTTGAGAATTTTTGGGATAACTCGGTTGTTCTCATTTTCTTATTGGTCACAAAAAATGGAGAGAGAAAAAGGGGGAGAGAATAAGAATAGAGGTGTGTTATTTGAACAACAATTTTGGAACAACTTTTGGGACAACTTTCTTTTTCCTTATTCTTATTGGACAATAACAATAGAGAGAGCACCACTCTAACCGAATTCTCATCTTCCACCACTTTACCAAAATTCATCTTGTACCAATTTCAAGGTCAATCTCACATATAGATGCTGAACAACAAACTCTTTTGAGGCAGGCGATGCAGCTGTATGGAAACGAAAGCAACAAATGGGTTAGGATTGCAGATGATTCAATCTTCAACTTCCAAAACTTTACTCCTCGACAACTTTCTCGTGAATGGAGAAGGTTGGGTAACATTGGCGATGAGAAACATCAAGCAATTGAAGAAGAGCTTGCATTTCGGAGAGCCCAAGAGATTAATAATCTCAGGGTTGGAATGCAGAGGTATGAACAACAAAATCGAAAA from Trifolium pratense cultivar HEN17-A07 linkage group LG1, ARS_RC_1.1, whole genome shotgun sequence includes these protein-coding regions:
- the LOC123882847 gene encoding protein FANTASTIC FOUR 3-like gives rise to the protein MAAIMYHPGLQTHLESQLVESRTLMLMLPSPKQSIDLAFKSCFHDSNMFKTNHHEENINKTETYQNKPNNGGWNFLDSLSNISQNTSKKETTTTYMLSQQKRSSLVLSPKSLELCTENLGSESGTDIVENDMLLSSLGTMEQREPCRRVLVATKKVKTQNFPPPLTTIRGSESLRVRPRREDGRLVIEVAKVPPSTSCFQADRSNGRLRLCFSTNQTTSFEPEEDVDDVIDENEEPHNEEEYSQNEMIGGEIQDAETEEKTEEDKGVVTLTCECEEMNVRMEKYESIL